The Rhodoflexus caldus genome has a window encoding:
- a CDS encoding NAD(P)/FAD-dependent oxidoreductase, with protein MLSFWEKASFTDYDYAVIGGGIVGLSTAAALAESQPDKRILLIERGALPTGASSKNAGFACFGSLTELLADLQTMSEEEMLALVELRWKGLLRLRQRLGDERIGYEPVGGYELIGEQELNSLQHLEAVNFMLFKLFKQKIFTLHNDKIREFGFCHQHSKALVFNCLEGMLHTGQMMKSLWQYAAERGVHIVTGCEVRELHEQQGKIVISCQTLPQSIDFQSEKVAVCTNAFARELFPELDVRPGRGQVLITEPIPNLPFRGAFHMDEGYYYFRNVGNCVLFGGGRNADFAGETTTKFEVTPLIMNLLEEKLRRVILPDTDFRIAMRWAGIMAFGPNKQPIVQPHPTLPQVFLGVRMGGMGVAIGSMIGNSLAELMRA; from the coding sequence ATGCTGAGTTTTTGGGAAAAAGCATCATTTACCGATTACGACTACGCAGTAATCGGCGGAGGAATTGTCGGGCTTTCAACCGCCGCAGCGCTGGCAGAAAGCCAACCCGACAAGCGCATTTTATTGATTGAACGCGGTGCATTGCCTACGGGAGCAAGCTCCAAAAATGCGGGTTTTGCCTGCTTCGGTAGCCTGACCGAACTGCTGGCCGACCTGCAAACCATGTCCGAAGAGGAAATGCTCGCACTGGTAGAGTTGCGATGGAAAGGGCTGCTTCGGCTGCGTCAAAGGCTTGGCGACGAGCGCATCGGCTATGAGCCTGTCGGCGGCTATGAACTCATCGGTGAACAGGAGTTGAACAGCCTGCAACATTTGGAAGCCGTTAATTTCATGCTGTTCAAGCTCTTCAAGCAAAAGATATTCACATTGCATAACGATAAAATTCGCGAGTTCGGCTTTTGTCATCAACACAGCAAAGCATTGGTTTTCAACTGCTTAGAAGGAATGCTGCATACAGGGCAAATGATGAAAAGCCTCTGGCAATATGCAGCGGAACGCGGAGTACACATTGTAACGGGTTGTGAAGTGCGTGAACTGCATGAACAACAGGGGAAAATTGTAATTTCATGCCAAACATTACCGCAAAGTATTGATTTTCAATCTGAAAAGGTGGCCGTTTGCACCAATGCTTTTGCCCGTGAATTATTCCCCGAATTGGATGTGCGCCCTGGCCGCGGGCAGGTACTCATTACCGAACCTATCCCGAATTTGCCTTTTCGTGGTGCGTTTCACATGGACGAGGGGTACTATTACTTCCGCAACGTAGGCAATTGCGTGCTGTTCGGAGGAGGGCGCAATGCCGATTTTGCGGGTGAAACCACCACAAAATTTGAAGTTACGCCACTGATTATGAATTTGTTGGAGGAAAAGTTGCGCCGTGTTATCTTGCCCGATACAGATTTCCGAATTGCCATGCGGTGGGCAGGTATTATGGCATTCGGGCCGAACAAACAGCCGATTGTTCAGCCCCACCCTACGCTGCCGCAGGTATTTTTGGGGGTGCGCATGGGTGGCATGGGGGTCGCCATCGGTTCTATGATTGGTAACAGCCTTGCGGAACTGATGCGTGCCTGA
- a CDS encoding tetratricopeptide repeat protein gives MLYVVNNAKKWLLPLVCVLGFLLQAQAQDELELANEYYTNGEFEKALTIYSKLARNKQYVYEIHKNYLDAMLKLQQLDEAEKYLRRQVKAYPTEGLFNVDYGVVLGLMGRREEAQKHFESFIAAVRKDDNLIKYAARYFINANLFDYAEQLYLIGRKNGNDKFIYELAVLYSLSGKVDKMIEEYMELLTEGERQLDYVQSVLQSRIRDEDAFAKMEGILIRYLQKYPDQIVYNEMMLWYYIQLKEFGKALVQAKAIDRRKKLEGMGLYDLGMIAVENKDFQNAIKIFEYMIERYPSGDLYPVARRMLIKSREEVIKNTFPVDMVKIRQLVNDYTKMLTEVGLRESTAEAARSMALLQAFYLDNKDTAIKVLEQIVISPAIANKRDIIAQAKLDLGDIYLLKGEPWESTLFYAQVEKAEKNTNIGQLAKLRNARLSYFKGDFEFAKEYLDVLKEATSREIANDAMQLSLLIGDNLELDTAETTLREFSAIELLVFQNKFDEALARYDKMLLTYPNHSLTDEIYWAQANIYLKRGQFGQAIDRLKKIVEEYGDDILADDALFTMAKIQEENLKDKATAMQLYQDVLIKYKGSIYTAEARRRFRTLRGDNVN, from the coding sequence ATGCTTTATGTAGTGAACAACGCAAAAAAATGGTTATTACCGCTCGTTTGCGTATTAGGATTTCTGCTGCAAGCACAGGCACAAGATGAGTTGGAACTCGCCAACGAATATTATACAAATGGCGAGTTTGAAAAGGCCTTGACTATCTACTCCAAATTGGCGCGCAATAAGCAGTATGTATATGAGATACATAAAAACTATTTGGATGCAATGCTGAAATTGCAGCAATTGGACGAAGCCGAAAAATATCTGCGCCGGCAAGTGAAAGCCTACCCGACCGAAGGCTTGTTCAATGTGGACTACGGCGTTGTGCTGGGGCTGATGGGGCGGCGTGAGGAAGCACAAAAGCACTTTGAATCCTTCATTGCTGCCGTGCGAAAAGATGACAACCTGATTAAGTATGCAGCTCGCTATTTCATTAATGCCAACCTGTTTGACTACGCCGAGCAACTCTATCTGATTGGCCGGAAAAACGGCAATGATAAGTTTATTTATGAGTTGGCGGTGCTTTACTCGCTTTCGGGCAAAGTAGATAAAATGATTGAGGAATACATGGAGTTGCTCACCGAAGGCGAACGGCAATTGGATTACGTGCAAAGCGTGTTGCAATCCCGCATTCGGGATGAAGATGCTTTCGCCAAAATGGAAGGTATTCTGATACGCTATTTGCAAAAGTACCCCGACCAAATCGTCTATAATGAAATGATGCTTTGGTACTACATACAACTCAAAGAGTTTGGCAAAGCATTGGTGCAGGCAAAAGCCATTGACCGCCGCAAAAAATTAGAAGGCATGGGGCTTTACGACCTTGGCATGATTGCCGTTGAGAACAAAGACTTTCAGAATGCCATTAAAATTTTTGAATATATGATAGAGCGCTACCCCTCCGGCGACCTCTATCCTGTGGCGCGCAGAATGTTGATTAAATCGCGTGAAGAGGTAATTAAAAATACCTTTCCCGTTGATATGGTGAAAATCAGACAATTGGTAAATGATTATACCAAAATGCTTACAGAAGTGGGCTTACGGGAGTCCACCGCCGAGGCTGCCCGAAGCATGGCACTGTTGCAGGCTTTCTATTTAGACAATAAAGATACTGCCATTAAAGTATTGGAACAGATTGTAATTTCGCCTGCAATAGCCAATAAACGCGATATTATCGCGCAGGCAAAATTGGATTTGGGAGATATTTACCTGCTCAAAGGCGAACCTTGGGAAAGCACGCTGTTCTATGCCCAAGTTGAAAAAGCCGAAAAAAATACCAACATCGGACAGTTGGCAAAGTTGCGCAATGCCCGCCTCTCCTATTTTAAAGGCGATTTTGAGTTTGCCAAAGAATATCTGGACGTGCTCAAAGAAGCTACCTCGCGTGAAATTGCCAATGATGCCATGCAACTTTCACTGCTAATTGGAGACAATCTGGAATTGGATACAGCCGAAACTACCCTTCGCGAGTTTTCGGCCATTGAATTGCTGGTATTTCAAAATAAATTTGACGAAGCACTTGCCCGATACGATAAAATGCTCCTCACCTACCCTAACCATTCGCTGACCGATGAAATTTATTGGGCACAGGCCAATATTTATTTGAAACGCGGTCAGTTTGGGCAGGCAATAGACCGGCTGAAAAAAATTGTGGAAGAATACGGCGATGATATTCTGGCAGACGATGCCTTATTCACAATGGCAAAAATTCAGGAAGAAAACCTGAAAGACAAAGCAACGGCCATGCAACTCTATCAGGACGTACTGATAAAATACAAAGGAAGCATCTACACAGCGGAAGCTCGCCGCCGTTTCCGTACTTTGCGCGGAGATAACGTAAACTGA
- a CDS encoding Ig-like domain-containing protein, whose translation MLQKIIIGVFMLCLLAACANMGTPPSGGPKDETPPQLLFSIPKDQSVQFNGKIIKLAFDEYIELKSLKSGLIITPTIKGDYEFKLNKNILTLIFEEPFEPQTTYVLDFGETVQDVNERNKAENLRIAFSTGEQIDTANISGRVTQLQTGQPEIKASVLLYRLNDTLDIFKHKPLYQTRTDSLGKFHLKNIKPDRYKIYALQEGTKSDLIYNNTQEAIGMDSVPVDLVNRSFRIVNLQTVRYDTRPFRRTQARAVRQYYEVKFNKGLQMSEVQYADADFANKTRWMIENDAIRFFRTEAYNIGDSSKIYLTAQDSAGNRITDTLNVYFADVSKEKNVRKAPFEVKEFPAGGALVTPAIHKLKFELVFNKPVSEFTMDSIDYQVFTNKDTLKKQKLTPADYSWNPNFTRLTIQKDLGKNVKEFKMKIGKNAFISVESDTLKGKEISYKERDPNDLATISGEVRTDYPHFIVQLTSDKFSVEQELFNTKNFKFEYVTPGDKRIRIIGDLNNNGKWDAGNPSKGILPEPVYVFGEVIKVKPKWDYEDNIIDTSKEQIPVRAPK comes from the coding sequence ATGTTACAAAAAATTATTATCGGAGTATTCATGTTGTGTCTGCTGGCTGCATGTGCCAACATGGGTACTCCGCCCTCAGGCGGCCCCAAAGATGAAACGCCGCCGCAATTGCTATTCAGTATCCCCAAAGACCAAAGTGTACAGTTCAACGGCAAAATTATTAAGTTAGCATTTGATGAATATATTGAGCTGAAAAGCCTGAAATCAGGGCTCATTATCACGCCTACCATCAAAGGTGATTATGAGTTTAAACTCAATAAAAATATTCTGACACTGATATTTGAAGAACCCTTCGAGCCACAAACTACCTATGTGCTTGACTTCGGTGAAACCGTACAAGATGTAAATGAGCGCAACAAAGCGGAAAATCTGCGCATCGCTTTCAGTACAGGAGAACAAATAGATACGGCAAATATCAGCGGTAGAGTAACCCAACTGCAAACCGGTCAGCCGGAAATCAAGGCCTCTGTACTACTCTACCGCCTGAACGATACCTTAGATATTTTCAAGCATAAGCCGCTTTACCAAACCAGAACCGACTCTTTGGGCAAGTTCCATCTGAAAAATATTAAACCCGACCGCTACAAAATTTATGCTTTGCAGGAAGGCACTAAAAGCGATTTGATTTACAACAACACACAAGAAGCAATCGGCATGGACTCCGTACCGGTTGATTTAGTCAATCGCTCTTTCAGAATAGTCAATCTGCAAACGGTACGATACGATACCCGTCCTTTTCGCCGTACACAGGCGCGCGCCGTGCGTCAATATTACGAGGTCAAATTCAATAAAGGTTTGCAGATGTCAGAGGTACAGTATGCTGACGCAGACTTTGCAAATAAAACCCGATGGATGATCGAGAACGATGCTATCCGATTTTTCCGCACCGAAGCCTATAACATAGGCGACAGCAGTAAAATCTATTTAACTGCACAAGACTCGGCCGGGAACCGCATTACGGATACGCTCAATGTCTATTTTGCAGATGTATCCAAAGAAAAAAATGTCCGCAAAGCACCCTTTGAGGTCAAAGAATTTCCCGCAGGCGGAGCTTTGGTTACTCCGGCTATTCATAAGCTCAAATTTGAATTGGTTTTTAATAAACCCGTTAGCGAATTTACTATGGATAGCATTGATTATCAGGTCTTTACAAATAAAGATACACTCAAAAAGCAGAAACTTACGCCCGCAGACTACTCTTGGAATCCCAATTTTACACGACTTACCATCCAAAAAGATTTGGGCAAGAACGTCAAAGAATTCAAAATGAAAATCGGGAAAAACGCTTTCATTTCCGTAGAGTCCGATACATTGAAAGGCAAAGAAATCAGTTACAAAGAGCGCGACCCCAACGACTTGGCTACCATCAGCGGAGAGGTACGAACCGACTATCCGCATTTTATTGTGCAGCTCACCTCCGACAAATTCAGCGTAGAGCAAGAGCTATTCAATACGAAGAACTTCAAGTTTGAATATGTTACCCCGGGAGATAAACGCATTCGCATTATCGGAGACCTGAACAACAACGGTAAATGGGATGCGGGCAACCCTTCCAAAGGGATTCTCCCCGAGCCTGTTTATGTTTTTGGCGAAGTCATCAAAGTAAAACCCAAGTGGGACTACGAAGACAATATTATAGACACAAGTAAAGAACAAATTCCTGTACGCGCGCCCAAATAA